Within Spinacia oleracea cultivar Varoflay chromosome 4, BTI_SOV_V1, whole genome shotgun sequence, the genomic segment CGGTCAAAGTTAGGATTTGAATAGTGACAAAACtaaaagtgttgcaatttttataaaacggaggaagtattacttACGTACTTATTAGTTTTTACTTGAACTTATCGACCCTTCtctgaatttattttagtaaattaaaCTTTGTAGGATTTTTCATTACTTATCAGAACTTGTTGATGTTTTATTTCTAGAAAAACTAAGGAGTATCTTTCTAATAAAGTGAAAAATAACAAATCCATAATCACCTCTTGAACCATAGTGTGGAGGGTAGAGCCAAGCAACTCCCATAATGAGTCAGGGTCATTTCTCTGCACGCTACCTTGCAGAGTCAAGACCATATGACCACCAGGCACCATCTCTTTCCCCCGTGACCTCAAGAAGAGAGTGAAGTCCTCCTTAAACTGTGCATAATATGCTTGTGCTATTTCTGGAGGGCTTGTTTTTGCAATGTATATATTTCCCTTGTTCAATGCTTCTCCATTCCTACTTTCCAATCCTCTTGGTACCTGTCATTTTGATCCCACATCCAATTTAAGAAAGAACATACAACTATTTACAGGAAAATCTAGTATTTTCTACTAAGCTGACATCGGGAATAACATGTCATTTACTGGTGAAAAACTTTCCCGCAAAAacttttttcccctttttttatTCATGAACGGAATactatataaaagtttgtacttTATAAatcttttcaaaattcgtcaAGATCTCTATAATACTATATTTTTGAACAATTCTTTTGTTattcaaatattttataaaaataatcaaACAATTTTTTTAATAGGACCTAATCTAGTTAAGAAATATACTCATGTTTACCTGTGAAAGCCAATGAACACTGTAAGAAGAGTGTACAAAGTGAAGGAATTGGTCAGGGAATACACTTCCATAGAATGACTTAGGTGTTCCTGATACAAAACACGGTCCGAAATCACtgtctttcttttcttttagacTCTGGTAAAAGCTTGGGAGTAAGTTAAATATGGCATTGAAATCATTCCCTTGGAGATCATTGAGGAACACCCCAAATTTAGGGGATTTTCGATTAAGATTCTTTCGTTCTTCATCGATTGTGTCGATGATTTCTGAGACTACCATCAAAGAATTAGGCCCTGAAGAACAGCCTAAGTCTGCTATCATGAGACATTCTGGCTGCAAGGCATGATACAGACCTCTAATGCTTTCTTGTAGTACTGGCTTTGCCTTGGCTATCATAGTTCTCTGTTCCATAAAACATGAAGAAAAAAAAGGTGATAGAGTGAGTTACTAGAAAGTAAACTAAACATGTATGAGTGTTTTACTTCAAAATATTTATGATACGAAGTATTACTAAGACTTTGTTCTGTTCACTGTATTAGACCATTAGACCAGAACAGAAAATGAAAAAACACTCACAAAAAATATTCAGATTAGACCTGACCTGACCAGGAAGAATCACACAAGAGTACAAGATCAGACCATAAATTAGAAAAATCAGATTAGAttaggtgaagagaacaaagccTAATAAGGGATTTCATTATAGTTGAATTATTTTCATACTCCCCCGGCGGAAAATCAAATGTAAAGagatttctatttttagaaagGGTGAAGTATGTCACTATTATTTTCGAACAGTAAGAATGTTGGAGAGAATATGCATGATTTGAGTGCATAAGAAAGTTGCATTAGGAAGAAGAAAAACCTGAAGTAAGGAGTTCTTTGCATAACTACATTCCCCAACTCCTTCTTTCATGCGTAAAATGTTCTCTACTTCCATATTTGAGCACCTATCTATTCTTCTCTCTCTCCGATCTAACAATTGTGCAATGATAATGTGCTTCATCCTTTTATACTAGTGTTTATGCTTGAGATTCATATGAATGCATGGTTATAATTTTACCGGGTCGTTTGTTTGGTGGGATAGTGAGCAGGGATAAGGATTTCTTATCTCAACGCTCTCTTATCTCATGTTTGTTCGGAAGGAATTGGGTTTTTGCAAGAGATAAGTCAGGATCAAAGCAGAATCGTACAAGATCGTGCAAGATCGTGCAGGATCGTACAAGATCGGAGCAGAATCGTACAAG encodes:
- the LOC110803066 gene encoding probable jasmonic acid carboxyl methyltransferase 2 isoform X2, whose amino-acid sequence is MEVENILHMKEGVGQSSYAKNSLLQRTMIAKAKPVLQESIRGLYHALQPECLMIADLGCSSGPNSLMVVSEIIDTIDEERKNLNRKSPKFGVFLNDLQGNDFNAIFNLLPSFYQSLKEKKDSDFGPCFVSGTPKSFYGSVFPDQFLHFVHSSYSVHWLSQVPRGLESRNGEALNKGNIYIAKTSPPEIAQAYYAQFKEDFTLFLRSRGKEMVPGGHMVLTLQGSVQRNDPDSLWELLGSTLHTMVQEGVIEQEKLDRFNMPFYSPTAEEVKELVEAEGLFSVNKLETFKVDWSVDTNQNLENRAKFVANTIRAVTESLLTTAYGEAAMDDLFLRFSRMVKERMDQEQSEYLNIVVSMIKRD
- the LOC110803066 gene encoding probable jasmonic acid carboxyl methyltransferase 2 isoform X3, which gives rise to MEVQNVLHMKKGVGQNSYAKNSLLQRTMIAKAKPVLQESIRGLYHALQPECLMIADLGCSSGPNSLMVVSEIIDTIDEERKNLNRKSPKFGVFLNDLQGNDFNAIFNLLPSFYQSLKEKKDSDFGPCFVSGTPKSFYGSVFPDQFLHFVHSSYSVHWLSQVPRGLESRNGEALNKGNIYIAKTSPPEIAQAYYAQFKEDFTLFLRSRGKEMVPGGHMVLTLQGSVQRNDPDSLWELLGSTLHTMVQEGVIEQEKLDRFNMPFYSPTAEEVKELVEAEGLFSVNKLETFKVDWSVDTNQNLENRAKFVANTIRAVTESLLTTAYGEAAMDDLFLRFSRMVKERMDQEQSEYLNIVVSMIKRD
- the LOC110803066 gene encoding S-adenosyl-L-methionine:benzoic acid/salicylic acid carboxyl methyltransferase 3 isoform X1; the protein is MKHIIIAQLLDRRERRIDRCSNMEVENILRMKEGVGECSYAKNSLLQRTMIAKAKPVLQESIRGLYHALQPECLMIADLGCSSGPNSLMVVSEIIDTIDEERKNLNRKSPKFGVFLNDLQGNDFNAIFNLLPSFYQSLKEKKDSDFGPCFVSGTPKSFYGSVFPDQFLHFVHSSYSVHWLSQVPRGLESRNGEALNKGNIYIAKTSPPEIAQAYYAQFKEDFTLFLRSRGKEMVPGGHMVLTLQGSVQRNDPDSLWELLGSTLHTMVQEGVIEQEKLDRFNMPFYSPTAEEVKELVEAEGLFSVNKLETFKVDWSVDTNQNLENRAKFVANTIRAVTESLLTTAYGEAAMDDLFLRFSRMVKERMDQEQSEYLNIVVSMIKRD